A window of the Falco biarmicus isolate bFalBia1 chromosome 10, bFalBia1.pri, whole genome shotgun sequence genome harbors these coding sequences:
- the BPIFB6 gene encoding LOW QUALITY PROTEIN: BPI fold-containing family B member 6 (The sequence of the model RefSeq protein was modified relative to this genomic sequence to represent the inferred CDS: inserted 2 bases in 1 codon; substituted 1 base at 1 genomic stop codon) → MSRVWCILFLGGWLAWSGGAAGPGAIIRIDLGMIDSAMHRLLPGDFVLNSSSRANLPTVSTALNESDVLQKMAEATXKKAPNTKPIKGISGLKVKDLRPPVIALALLLGLGLFVAILVQMTIAGKSFIGGNMEIALAANPTASSRLWQDAMGIPRFSSKNCHIALVSVKTNLPSRSLRARFSDTLCPAVDEALNLVNAKFTTMTSEIPLGSAGTLQYALLTPAPMTNETFIELDLKLSAATILHEKEGKEVDIPMEQLPLTCLPPKRDAAIRLILSANFLSAELSILRSSFNLXISNNMVLGLPPLVTMMLGTLVTEISRVLPSSQPVVIEMQGVKAPVVTITTDKSFVQLFSTAEFWHSNLEAQFAIAKEKLRLSLALQSLNS, encoded by the exons ATGTCAAGGGTTTGGTGCATTTTATTCCTCGGTGGCTGGCTAGCATGGtcaggaggagctgctggcccagGAGCAATCATCAGGATTGATCTTGGAATGATTGACTCAGCCATG CACAGGCTCCTCCCTGGGGATTTTGTGCTGAACTCCTCGTCTCGTGCAAATCTTCCAACAGTCTCCACTGCTCTGAATGAGAGTGATGTTCTGCAGAAAATGGCAGAAGCCAC AAAAAAAGCGCCGAACACCAAACCCATCAAAGGCATCTCGGG GCTGAAAGTGAAAGATCTCCGTCCCCCGGTGATAGCGCTGGCACTCTTGCTGGGCTTGGGGCTCTTCGTGGCCATCTTAGTCCAAATGACCATCGCTGGGAAAAG CTTTATAGGAGGAAACATGGAAATTGCCCTGGCAGCAAACCCGACGGCCAGCAGCCGGCTGTGGCAGGACGCCATGGGCATCCCCAGGTTCAGCTCCAAGAACTGCCACATTGCTCTCGTTAGCGTTAAAACCAACCTGCCCAGCAG AAGCCTCCGTGCAAGGTTTTCTGACACTTTGTGTCCAGCTGTGGATGAAGCGCTCAATCTTGTGAATGCAAAATTCACCACCATGACTT CCGAAATCCCTCTTGGGTCTGCTGGGACCCTCCAATACGCTTTGCTGACCCCCGCCCCCATGACCAATGAAACTTTCATAGAGCTGGATTTGAAGCTGAGTGCTGCT ACCATTCTCCAtgaaaaggaggggaaggaggttGACATTCCAATGGAGCAGCTACCTCTTACTTGTTTGCCACCAAAGAGGGATGCTGCTATCCGGCTCATCCTGTCTGCAAACTTCTTGAGTGCTGAGCTCTCTATCCTGCGGTCATCCTTCAACCTGTAGATCAGCAATAACATG GTTCTTGGGCTTCCCCCACTGGTGACTATGATGCTTGGAACCCTCGTTACTGAA ATTTCCAGGGTGCTGCCTTCATCACAGCCAGTGGTGATTGAAATGCAGGGAGTCAAAGCACCGGTGGTGACCATAACCACAGACAAAAGCTTTGTGCAGCTCTTCAGCACCGCTGAGTTTTGG CACAGCAACCTGGAGGCACAGTTTGccattgcaaaagaaaagctgcGGCTCTCCCTCGCTCTGCAAAG